The following coding sequences are from one Methanonatronarchaeum thermophilum window:
- the pylSc gene encoding pyrrolysine--tRNA(Pyl) ligase large subunit, whose product MEFTVTQKQRLQELGFEGVFPSDFEDVDERNRFFEELVGRLRDRNRKRFERLVGNKIPFWRKVSSDLRNRFYELGFVEVRTPEIISYSLLEKMEISDDLREQVYWLEEDNRCLRPMLAPNLYNELRHFNRISNQSKVRIFEIGTCFRREKSSSEHLNEFTMLNAVEMGDIGDTEERLDRLIEEVFGEFTDYKKVGEESSLYGKTVDVLVDGVEVASCIAGPHPLDSNWSIDQPWVGIGLGVERLAMLLDDGSTAKAYGNSYIYQDGVRLDIK is encoded by the coding sequence TTGAAGGGGTTTTTCCAAGTGATTTTGAGGATGTTGATGAACGTAATCGTTTTTTTGAAGAATTGGTTGGTAGGCTTAGGGATAGAAATAGGAAGCGTTTTGAAAGGTTAGTTGGTAATAAAATTCCTTTTTGGCGTAAAGTTTCCAGTGACCTGAGGAATCGTTTTTATGAACTTGGGTTTGTTGAGGTGCGTACGCCGGAGATAATTTCTTATTCATTGTTGGAGAAGATGGAGATCAGCGATGACTTGAGGGAGCAGGTATATTGGCTTGAAGAGGATAATCGTTGTTTAAGACCTATGTTGGCTCCAAACCTCTATAACGAGCTTAGGCATTTTAACAGGATATCCAATCAAAGCAAGGTACGTATTTTCGAGATTGGAACTTGTTTTCGTCGGGAGAAAAGTAGTTCTGAACACTTAAATGAATTCACTATGTTGAACGCTGTTGAGATGGGTGATATCGGTGATACTGAAGAGAGACTGGACAGATTGATCGAAGAGGTTTTTGGTGAGTTCACTGACTATAAAAAAGTTGGTGAAGAATCCAGTTTGTATGGTAAAACCGTTGATGTATTGGTCGATGGGGTTGAAGTTGCTTCCTGTATAGCAGGTCCACACCCCCTAGATAGTAATTGGTCTATCGACCAACCTTGGGTTGGAATCGGTTTAGGTGTGGAACGGCTTGCAATGCTCTTGGATGATGGTTCAACAGCTAAGGCATATGGTAATAGCTATATCTATCAGGACGGGGTTAGGCTTGACATCAAATAG